From the genome of Nocardia sp. NBC_01503, one region includes:
- a CDS encoding MFS transporter produces MTTTAVGQAAGTGTDDRPQSHLALTLLALGAAGLVVSLQQTVVIPLLPHMMVQLGTTAAGIQWLFTAALLSGAVATPLLSRFGDMYGKKRMVLIAMGLLIVGSVVCAFATSLGVYIIGRALQGTASAMIPLAIGILRDTFPPEKMVTAIGVVSGTMGVGGTVGMLMTGLIADHTTNPHPVFWITAALGVVAMVLIQFSAKDTGVRHGGSPDYIGAALLAGLLITLLLGISEGPRWGWSSGSVLGLFAAAVALTVVWVIVELKVEQPLVRLPLLVGPKSLTANLISLLLGAALFGSFTLVSNFVQTPADKVGYGLSGSVLAVGLYGVPSALLMTLFSFRTGRIAARIGAAYTLAIGSAFAAAALLWTAAFHEHGWQMVVSNVLQGTGFGIGYAALGTLAVMHVPMSESGIASGINSLVRTAGGSVAGAVTGSILTSQVIAHTKVPTLDAYVLSFTILGVAALLAAVIAVVHGLRHGGE; encoded by the coding sequence ATGACTACGACCGCCGTCGGTCAGGCCGCCGGAACCGGCACCGACGACCGCCCCCAGAGCCACCTCGCGCTGACCCTGCTCGCCCTCGGCGCCGCCGGTCTGGTCGTCTCGCTCCAGCAGACCGTGGTCATTCCGCTGCTGCCGCACATGATGGTCCAGCTCGGCACCACCGCCGCGGGCATCCAGTGGCTGTTCACCGCCGCGCTGCTCTCCGGAGCGGTCGCCACCCCATTGCTGTCCCGCTTCGGCGATATGTACGGCAAGAAGCGCATGGTGCTCATCGCCATGGGCCTGCTCATCGTCGGCTCGGTGGTCTGCGCCTTCGCCACCTCGCTCGGCGTCTACATCATCGGCCGCGCGCTGCAGGGCACCGCCTCGGCCATGATTCCGCTGGCCATCGGCATTCTGCGGGATACCTTCCCGCCGGAGAAGATGGTCACCGCCATCGGCGTGGTCTCGGGCACCATGGGCGTCGGCGGCACCGTCGGCATGCTCATGACCGGTCTGATCGCCGATCACACCACCAACCCGCACCCGGTCTTCTGGATCACCGCGGCACTCGGCGTGGTCGCCATGGTGCTGATTCAGTTCAGCGCCAAGGACACCGGCGTCCGGCACGGCGGCTCGCCCGATTACATCGGCGCGGCACTGCTGGCCGGTCTGCTCATCACGCTGCTGCTCGGCATCAGCGAGGGCCCGCGCTGGGGCTGGAGCTCGGGCAGCGTGCTCGGTCTGTTCGCCGCCGCCGTCGCGCTGACCGTGGTGTGGGTGATCGTGGAACTCAAGGTGGAACAGCCGCTGGTGCGGCTGCCACTGCTGGTCGGCCCGAAATCGCTGACCGCCAACCTGATTTCGCTGCTGCTCGGCGCGGCGCTGTTCGGCTCGTTCACGCTGGTCTCCAATTTCGTGCAGACGCCCGCCGACAAGGTCGGCTACGGCCTGTCCGGATCGGTGCTGGCGGTCGGCCTGTACGGCGTGCCCAGCGCACTGCTGATGACGCTGTTCTCCTTCCGCACCGGACGGATCGCGGCGCGCATCGGCGCGGCGTACACCCTGGCCATCGGCTCGGCCTTCGCCGCGGCGGCGCTGCTGTGGACCGCCGCGTTCCATGAGCACGGCTGGCAGATGGTGGTCTCGAATGTGCTGCAGGGCACCGGCTTCGGTATCGGATACGCCGCACTCGGCACCCTGGCCGTCATGCATGTGCCGATGAGTGAGAGCGGTATCGCCAGCGGTATCAACTCGCTGGTGCGGACCGCCGGCGGCAGTGTCGCGGGCGCGGTGACCGGATCGATTCTGACCTCGCAGGTCATCGCGCACACCAAGGTGCCGACGCTGGACGCGTATGTGCTGTCGTTCACGATTCTCGGTGTGGCGGCGCTGCTGGCCGCGGTCATCGCGGTGGTGCACGGCCTGCGCCACGGCGGCGAGTAG